In Methylomonas sp. MK1, the following are encoded in one genomic region:
- a CDS encoding F0F1 ATP synthase subunit epsilon, protein MAMTIHVDIVSAEQEIFSGLAEMVFAPAEMGDVGIAPRHAPLITKLKPGEVRVKLSDKESQAFYVSGGFLEVQPHLVTVLADTAIRAKDIDEAAALQAKSRAEEMLSDKSGKYDYAIAQAELAQAVNQLRTLERLRKRGA, encoded by the coding sequence ATGGCAATGACAATTCATGTGGACATCGTCAGTGCGGAGCAGGAAATCTTTTCCGGCTTGGCTGAAATGGTCTTCGCACCGGCGGAAATGGGCGATGTTGGTATCGCACCGCGCCACGCGCCGTTGATCACCAAGCTTAAACCCGGCGAAGTAAGGGTTAAGCTGAGTGACAAGGAATCGCAGGCGTTTTATGTCTCGGGTGGTTTTCTGGAAGTTCAGCCGCACCTGGTGACCGTATTGGCGGATACCGCGATCAGAGCAAAAGACATCGACGAAGCCGCAGCCTTGCAAGCTAAATCCAGAGCGGAAGAAATGCTGAGCGATAAATCGGGTAAATACGATTACGCGATTGCACAAGCCGAATTGGCGCAAGCTGTAAACCAGTTGAGAACTTTGGAAAGATTAAGAAAACGTGGTGCGTAA
- the glmU gene encoding bifunctional UDP-N-acetylglucosamine diphosphorylase/glucosamine-1-phosphate N-acetyltransferase GlmU yields MSIKTIILAAGQGTRMRSSRPKVLHEIANKALLQHVYETSLALENNQIFIIYGHGGETVKQTLCSLNATWIEQKQQLGTGHAVQQAIHHVDDPDTVLILYGDVPLLNAKTIQTLLHKVSLTSLALLTVNLDDPTGYGRIVRDKDHSVVKIVEQKDANEAELQITEGNTGILACKGSQLKQWLSRLSNNNAQNEYYLTDIIEMAVEDGLSVETTQAGSQDEVLGVNNRSQLAHLERVYQWEQAQALMEKGVTLRDPARVDVRGSFAELGQDIDVDINVIFEGINRIGSNVKIGPNCLIKNASIANDVEIFANSVIEDASVGAGSRIGPFARLRPQTELADHVHVGNFVEIKKSTVATGSKINHLSYIGDSEVGSKVNIGAGTITCNYDGVNKFKTIIGDGAFIGSDTQLVAPVTVGKNATIGAGSTITRDTPENQLTLSRTKQLSVPTWQRPVKAEIVPDNLPHSSRPSESQEK; encoded by the coding sequence ATGTCGATTAAAACCATCATCTTGGCAGCCGGCCAAGGCACCAGAATGCGTTCGTCGCGGCCCAAAGTACTGCACGAAATCGCCAATAAAGCGCTATTGCAGCATGTCTACGAAACCAGTTTGGCGCTGGAAAACAACCAGATTTTCATCATTTACGGCCACGGTGGCGAAACGGTCAAACAAACTTTATGCAGTTTGAATGCCACCTGGATCGAGCAGAAACAGCAGCTAGGCACGGGGCATGCGGTACAGCAAGCGATCCACCATGTGGACGACCCGGATACTGTTTTGATTCTGTATGGCGATGTGCCTTTATTAAATGCCAAAACCATTCAAACTCTATTGCACAAGGTAAGCTTGACGTCGTTGGCCTTGCTGACCGTGAATCTGGATGATCCAACCGGTTACGGCCGTATCGTCCGCGACAAAGATCATTCCGTCGTCAAAATAGTCGAACAAAAAGACGCCAACGAAGCCGAGTTGCAAATCACTGAAGGCAACACCGGCATCCTGGCCTGCAAAGGTAGCCAGTTAAAGCAATGGCTGTCCAGGTTGAGCAATAACAACGCGCAAAACGAATACTATTTGACGGACATTATCGAAATGGCTGTGGAGGATGGGCTTAGTGTCGAAACCACTCAAGCCGGCAGTCAGGATGAAGTATTAGGTGTGAATAATCGCAGCCAATTGGCGCACTTGGAGCGAGTGTATCAATGGGAACAAGCACAGGCGTTGATGGAAAAAGGCGTCACACTCCGCGATCCTGCACGCGTCGATGTCAGAGGCAGTTTTGCCGAACTGGGCCAGGATATCGACGTGGATATTAATGTCATCTTCGAAGGCATTAATCGTATCGGTTCCAACGTCAAAATCGGTCCTAACTGCCTGATTAAAAACGCCAGCATCGCCAATGATGTCGAGATATTCGCCAACAGCGTGATCGAGGATGCCTCAGTCGGCGCCGGCAGCCGTATTGGCCCCTTCGCTCGTCTGCGTCCGCAAACTGAACTGGCCGATCATGTACATGTTGGAAATTTTGTGGAGATCAAGAAATCCACCGTTGCCACCGGCAGCAAAATTAACCATTTAAGCTATATTGGCGATAGCGAAGTGGGTAGCAAAGTTAATATCGGCGCCGGCACCATCACCTGCAATTACGATGGCGTGAATAAATTCAAAACCATTATCGGCGATGGTGCCTTCATCGGCTCAGATACCCAATTGGTGGCGCCTGTGACGGTGGGTAAAAACGCTACGATTGGTGCTGGCTCAACCATTACCCGCGATACGCCGGAAAATCAGTTAACCCTTAGCCGGACCAAACAGCTTAGCGTGCCGACCTGGCAGCGTCCGGTTAAAGCGGAGATTGTTCCAGACAATCTTCCGCATTCCTCACGTCCAAGTGAGTCACAGGAGAAATAA